In one window of Pseudomonadota bacterium DNA:
- a CDS encoding PD-(D/E)XK nuclease domain-containing protein, producing the protein MTGYLTAMNHQYIDDGTLCTLVIPNKEVSFLLKKIIKEWFVHDYGLEWYNQFLNALLTGNIEKFSADLKELLEHTVSVHDASRTPEAFYHGLMIGLTASLHASSLYEIRSNPESGEGRYDYAIISRDAQKLSILMEFKRLKEPEGKPLSETERVALLKQTAEEALRQISQKAYYREIEQRGLTRLLKIGLSFSGKKFCLVQEV; encoded by the coding sequence ATGACAGGATATTTAACGGCGATGAATCATCAATATATCGATGATGGAACTTTATGCACGCTTGTTATTCCAAATAAAGAAGTAAGCTTTCTTCTTAAAAAAATAATTAAAGAATGGTTTGTTCATGATTATGGACTTGAATGGTACAATCAATTTTTGAATGCTCTTTTAACAGGGAATATCGAGAAATTCTCTGCTGACTTAAAGGAACTCTTGGAGCACACCGTCAGTGTTCATGACGCGAGCCGAACCCCGGAAGCTTTTTATCATGGGTTAATGATTGGACTTACGGCAAGTTTGCATGCGTCTTCCCTTTATGAAATTAGGTCCAACCCTGAAAGTGGTGAGGGACGCTATGATTATGCAATTATATCGCGAGATGCTCAGAAACTTAGTATTCTAATGGAATTTAAGCGCCTTAAAGAACCGGAGGGTAAACCTCTTTCGGAAACTGAGAGGGTGGCTCTTTTGAAACAAACAGCTGAAGAAGCCCTGAGGCAAATTTCTCAAAAAGCTTATTATAGAGAAATTGAGCAACGCGGTCTCACGCGTCTTTTAAAAATTGGGCTTTCATTTTCAGGGAAGAAATTTTGCCTTGTCCAAGAGGTATAA